The nucleotide window TATCGGAGAGGACCGCATAGGCCTCGCTTATCTCCTTGAACTTTTCTTCCGCGGCCTTGTCGCCGGGATTCTTGTCGGGATGGTACTTGAGGGCGAGCTTACGGTACGCCTTCTTCATCTCCTCTTCGGATGCCCCTCTCGCGATGCCCAGAATCTCGTAATAATCTTTCTTACCCGCCATTTTCCTCTCCGAGTGAAATAGTGATATAGGAGCCTACGGGGCGGCCCACGTCTTCCGCCACGGCCTCGCATTTTATTTTCATAATGTGAATAATCGTCCGGCCGGGGTCAAACTGGGAGATGGTCTCGTAATTTCCCATGCCTTTCGCGATGACCACGCCGTCTGCCTCCCAGAGATTTTTCACCGCTCCGGTGATCTGCTCCCGCGTGATGCCTACCTCCGCAGTGCCCGTGGAAATGATATTCCCGTGCATTTCCCCGAGTTGATAGGAGGCAACCTCTTTCATGGACAGATCGTTCTGCACGGGGTGCTCCCGTACCGCGTAAAAGACATGCCTGCCGAGGCCCTCGAGGAACCGTATAAGGGGGATGTCAAAGAAAAAATCTCCCACGTTATCCCCCAGAATAAGGGCCATCCCCTTTTTAGTATAAATCTCCTCTTCGATTTTATCCAGATCGATATAAAAGCGGAAATCGTCGGGGTCAAAAGCCCCCTCCACGAAAAAGTCGGTGGAGTTTCCCAGGGCCGAGCTTGTGAGCGCTCCGAGTAAAGTAGGCTCGAAACGGCTTTCAAGGCGCACTCTCGCCGAGCGGGCCCTCTCCAGCTCGATTTTCTTAATAGGCTCGAAAGGGTCGTAGCACCCGGTACGCTCTTTGATATGAGCAAGGAGCCTGTTCGCAATGGCAGGCGGCGTGGCATGAGCGGCATAAAGACGATCGAGGAGCCCGATCGTGGAGGAAAAAGCCGCCCCGTCCCCCCCGGAAAGTGAGACGGTCTTCTCAACCAGCCCCCGAAGACAGCCATAACATCGCGCAGTAACGTCCATAATTGAAAAAGAATAACATAAAGGCAGTCGCTAGTCTCTAGTCGTTAGTAAAAAGGCAGTCGCTAGTCGCTAGTCTCTAGTCGCTAGTAGAAAAACTGTAGAGGCAGTGATCACTCGCGGTCCCGGGTGGAATTAGAGAGCTGAATTGCTATGATTTTGACTAGAGACTAGAGACTAGAGACTGCCTTTTTACTCTTTTCACTAGCGACTTGCGACTAGAGACTATATACTGTCTTTATCATGCGTCTTCTTCTTCGTTGGCTGATTATGACGGTCTCCGTGATCGCGGCGACCTATGTGATCCCCGGGGTGGCGGTAGAAGGTTTTCTCACCGCGCTGTGGGTGGCGCTTTTCCTCGGTATCGTCAATGCCCTTGTCAGGCCGGTGCTTATTTTGGTCACCCTTCCCATCAATATTCTGACCCTCGGCCTTTTTACCTTCGTCATCAATGCCTTCCTCATATTGCTTGCGTCCTGGGTGGTGGACGGCTTTCGGGTGAGCGGCTTCTGGGCCGCCATGTTTTTCAGTATCGTCCTGTCCCTCATCAACTATATATTGAGCCATATCCTGAGAACCGACAAGTAATCTCGGGAAGGTGGGATCCGGGGACCTTGCGGCCCCCGGTCAAATGAAGGGTGCGGCGGTATGGTCATGCGGCCGCCGGCGTGCGCCTGAGGATCTCTCCCCGCGCGCTTACCACGGCCACTTCCAGGGGCACTTTTTTGCCTGACCGTGCGAGCCCCTCCTTTACGATGAGGGGCAGTTTGGAGCAGCACGGCACTTCCATAATGAGGATCGTCACGTCGGACACACCCGAGGAGAGAAAGATCTCTTTGAACTTTTCGACGTACGCCTCGGTTTCGTCGAACTTCGGGCAACCTATGAGTACGGCCCGGTCCTTCAGGAAATCCCGGTGAAAATTCGGATACGCCACGGGTGTGCAATCCGCAGCCACCAGCAGGTGGGCGCCCTTCAGAAACGGTGCGGTGGGCGGCACGAGCCGGATCTGGACCGGCCAGTGGGAAAGGGCCGAAGGGCTCGCTCCCGTTTCGGCAGGGGCTTCTCCGGTATGTCCGCGGGGCTCGAGGATCCGGATATGGGTCGACGGGCATCCGCAGGCCATGGGTTCCGCAGGCACTGCGGTTTCCGGTTTCCCCCCTTTCAGGCGCTCTTCCACGGCTTCCGCGTCAAAGGCGTCGGCTTCTCTCTCCACTATCGCAAGGGCGCCTTCGGGGCACTCGCCAATACATGCGCCGAGCCCGTCACAGTAAATCTCCTTCACGACCCGCGCCTTTCCGTCGATAATCTCGATCGCAGCCTCCGCACACGCCGTGGCGCAGAGCCCGCATCCGCTGCACCTCTCTTCGTCGATCTCGATTATATTTCTCTTTATCTTCATCTTCCGTCTCCTCGCACGCATTTTATCTTTCGGCCCCGCGTTTCCGCCCATGGCCTCTCTTTCATGATCAAAGTATAAGCCCCGACAGCGCAGGGAGACATGACTTAAGTCAAAAAGCACGCAATCCCCGTCTCCGACGATTTAAATAAATCATAAAATGTGTGACAAAGATCACGGATCGATACAACGGAAAGATGGTATAGAAACTGATACGCCACAGGATGGATAAAAACCCCGGTAGCGGGGCTCGTTGTCGCGGGCTTCATGTGTCATCGCTTCAGAATCTGTAAACAGCGGATCGCCCACAGGGAGGACAGTCACGCTCGGTGTTATCTCGCTCTTCTCCGGTCCGGAGCTTCAACGTTCCGGGCCTCCTCCCTGTTTCCCGCCACCTCTTCCGGGTCCCCCTCTTAAAAAAACCTTAATAAAAAATCCTTTTCTCCGATAACCTCATTATCAAGCGTACAAGACTATCCCGGCCATGGACAAGGAGTTGGGAGACCGGGATGGGATCGTTCTCCTGCATTTTATTATTTAAAGGGGAGTATTGTGTGTGAAGAGACAACGCCAGGGGGGGTGCGCGAGTGGACAGGACTGCAACAACTGATCGGAATATGAGAAAGCCCTTTATGCGGGGCGTGGCGGGGCACACGCGGCGGGAGGCGTCCCTTGTCAGACGGATGAAAAGACACGACAGGGCGCTCACGGAACACGGGCAGCAATACCGGGAGAAGGCCGGCTCTCTTCCTCGGGCGCTCGCCGAATTCGATGTACGCCGCGAGGGCGGCACTGCATGGGTATCGGTCAACGCCCGGGCCGTGCGGGCCGATTCAGGGAAATTCCTCTCCTACGAGGGCACCTTCGAGGATATTGCCGCGCGCATACGCATCGAACAAGCCCTGCGCGGCTCGGAAGAGAAATTTTCCAAGGCTTTTAACGCGCTGCCCGTTCCATTAAGCATCATCTCCGTCAAAGACGGGCGGTACATAGAGGTCAATGAGGCCTTTGAGCTTTTGTGGGGGTACGAAAGGAGCGACGTTATCGGCCGCTCCCATCTCGAGCTCGGGATGTGGACGAGCATCGAGCAATGGGAATTCCTGGTTCGCCTGATATCCGCCCAAAAAAGGGTCGCCAACCTCGAGCTCCTCCTCTGCGCGAAAACGGGGGAAGAGAAGATCGTCCTTTGTTCCGCGGAGATGATAGAGCTGGCCGGGGAGCCGTGCATCCTCTTTTTGCACGTGGATATCACGGAGCGGAAACAGACCGAGGAGGCCCTTCGCAGGACGAACTCGTATAACAGGAGCCTTATCGAAGCGGGCCTCGACCCCCTCGTCATGATCGGCCCCGACGGCAGGATCAGCGACGTGAACAGC belongs to Syntrophorhabdaceae bacterium and includes:
- a CDS encoding 4Fe-4S binding protein, coding for MKIKRNIIEIDEERCSGCGLCATACAEAAIEIIDGKARVVKEIYCDGLGACIGECPEGALAIVEREADAFDAEAVEERLKGGKPETAVPAEPMACGCPSTHIRILEPRGHTGEAPAETGASPSALSHWPVQIRLVPPTAPFLKGAHLLVAADCTPVAYPNFHRDFLKDRAVLIGCPKFDETEAYVEKFKEIFLSSGVSDVTILIMEVPCCSKLPLIVKEGLARSGKKVPLEVAVVSARGEILRRTPAAA
- a CDS encoding ARMT1-like domain-containing protein, with the protein product MDVTARCYGCLRGLVEKTVSLSGGDGAAFSSTIGLLDRLYAAHATPPAIANRLLAHIKERTGCYDPFEPIKKIELERARSARVRLESRFEPTLLGALTSSALGNSTDFFVEGAFDPDDFRFYIDLDKIEEEIYTKKGMALILGDNVGDFFFDIPLIRFLEGLGRHVFYAVREHPVQNDLSMKEVASYQLGEMHGNIISTGTAEVGITREQITGAVKNLWEADGVVIAKGMGNYETISQFDPGRTIIHIMKIKCEAVAEDVGRPVGSYITISLGEENGG
- a CDS encoding phage holin family protein, encoding MRLLLRWLIMTVSVIAATYVIPGVAVEGFLTALWVALFLGIVNALVRPVLILVTLPINILTLGLFTFVINAFLILLASWVVDGFRVSGFWAAMFFSIVLSLINYILSHILRTDK